The Sphingomonas sanguinis nucleotide sequence TCGTGTCCGGCACGCTAGAGGACTACGGGATCAAGAGCCCGTTCGCGACCAACGGCGTCGGCTTTGCGATCACCGGAGAATACCGCAAATATCGCAACCAGTCGCAGGGCTTCGGCTCATGGTCGAACTTCACGACCTTCGATGGGCGAACCAGCGTGAAGGAACTGGGCGGTGAAATCGACATTCCGCTGGTCGAGGACAAGCCCTTCGTCAAGGAACTCAGCGTCAACGGCGGATATCGGATTTCCGATTACGACGTTTATCAGAATCTGATCCACAGCTGGAAGGCGGAGGCGAGTTGGGCGCCGGTGGATGGCCTGCGCTTCCGGGGCAGCTACAACCGTGCGGTCCGGGTGGGCGTGCTCCAGCGCCTGGAGGGCGAGAACCGCTATCCCAACACGCCGATGCTCGATCTGTGCGCGCCGCCGCGTGCGTCGAGCGATGGCAAGGGCGCAAAGCGCTATACGTTCGATCAGTGCTCGATCGGTATGACGCGGGCGCAATATGATGCGCTGACCAGTTATACCGGCTGCGATTCCAACGGCTTCTGCCCGACGACCTTGGTCAACGGCGGCAATTCTGACCTCCAGCCGGAACGATCGCGCAGCAAGACGCTGGGTGTGGTGTTCCAGCCGCGCGTCATCCCAGGGCTGACGGCCTCGGCCGACTGGTACGATATCAACATCCAGGGCGCGTTCGAATGGACCCGCATCGGCATGGCGTTCAACCAATGCTATGACAACAAGGTGCAGTTCTTCTGCCAATTCTACAAGCGCGATCCCCAGACGGGGCAGCTTCTGATCGCCGACGCCCGCTATAACAATTCGGGCTATACCGCGACACGGGGCATAGATTTCAGCACCAATTACGCGCTCGATCCCAAGCGGTTCGGCATGAAGGATAATATCGGTACCTTCGGGCTAAACTTCAACGGGACCCTGACCACCAAGTACGAGCGCCAGTTCGCGCCGGGCAATACGCCCTGGTCGTGCCTGGGTTATTTTGGCTTTGCCTGCGGCGATCCGATGCCGCGCTGGCGCCACGTCGCTGGCGTCAACTGGCAGTTGCCGTGGATCAAGGGCGGACTTGGCTTCACCTGGCGTTATACCGGCCCGACGAACAATTCGAAGCTGTCGACCAATACGGTTCTGGCGGCAGCGCCGGGCCAGACCTATCCGCTGGCCAATCGTATTCCGGGCTACAGCTACTTCGACTTCAACACCAACGTGACGCTCGTGAAGGGGATCGACGTGCGGTTCAACGTTCAGAACCTGTTCGACAAGGACCCGCCGCTGATCGGTTACGATACCCAATATGCCATCGGCCAGTATTTCAACACCTTCCCGACCTATTATACGGTACGGGGACGCACGCTGCGGGTCGGCATTTCTGCCCGCTTCTAAACGACGGCATGGCCCGGAACCTCGGTTCCGGGCCGTTTTCTTATCCGCGCAGGCCGATCGCAATGGTGGCGGCGGCGCTTTCGTTCTCGGCACTGGCGACCGGATAGGCGCAGTAATCGGCGGCGTAATAGGCGCTGGGGCGGTGGTTGCCCGACCAGCCGATGCCGCCGAACGGCGCGCTCGACGCCGCGCCGTTGGTCGGGCGGTTCCAGTTGACGATCCCGGCGCGGATGCCGCTCCAGAATTGTTCGTAGCGCTTGGCCGACGGCGAGATCAGCGAGGCCGACAAGCCGTAGCGGGTGGCGTTGGCCTGCGAGATCGCGTCCGCGAAGTCGGAAGCGCGGGAGACTTGCAGGACCGGGCCGAACAGCTCATCATCGGGACGGTCGACAACCGCGCTGACGTCGAGGATCGCGGGCGTCAGCAGCGGCAGGCCTTGCGCGATGCGCTCCAGCGGACGGAGGACCGTCGCGCCCATGCCGACGAGTGTGGCGAAAGCCACTTCAAGCATTTCGGCCGCGTCATGGTCGATCACCGGCCCCATGAACGGCGCTGGTTCGTCATGCGGCGCGCCGACGATCAGCCGGTCGGTGAGGCGGGTCAGCGCCGCCATCAGCGGATCGAACAGCCGGTCCTCGACGATCAGCCGTCGCCCGGCGGTGCAGCGTTGCCCGGCGGTGGTATAGGCCGACTGGACGATCAGCGCGGCGGCGGCGTCGAGGTCGGGATCGTCCCAGACGATGATCGGGTTGTTGCCGCCCATCTCCAGCGCCAGGATCTTCTCCGGCCGCTCGGCGAACTGGCGGTTGAGCGCCAGCCCGGTGCGCGCCGAGCCGGTGAAGAGCAGCCCGTCGATCGCGTCATGCCCGGCCAGCGCGCGGCCCTGATCCGGTCCGCCGATCAGCAGCCGGACGACCCCCTCGGGCACCCCCGCGGCATGATAGCATTCGACCAGGAACGCGCCCGTCGCGGGTGTCTTCTCCGATGGCTTGAACACCACCGCATTGCCCGCCAGCAGGGCTGGCACGATATGGCCGTTGGGCAGGTGCGCGGGGAAATTATACGGCCCCAGCACCGCCAGCACGCCATGCGGCCGGTGGCGCAGCGCCATGCGTCCGCCGCCGGGCTGGTCGGTGAAGCGCTCGCCAGCACGCTCGGCCTGCGCGGTGATCGAGATGGCGACCTTGGCGATGACGGTGTCGACCTCGGTCTTGGCCTCCCATAGCGGCTTGCCCGTCTCGCGTGCGATCAGGTCGGCAAAAGCGTCGGCGCGGCTGCGCACGATCTCGGCGAAGCGGCGAAGCGTATCGATCCGCTCGGCCAGCGGTGTCCTCGCCCAAGCGGGCCATGCCGCACGCGCGGCGGCGACCTCCCGATCGGCATCACCGATGAGAAGCTCAGCGATCAGGGCGCCGGTGGCGGGTTCGTAGGTCGGCAGAAACTGGGTCATGGCGGAAGGCTAGGCCGCCGTAACCGGGTCGGCAAGCGCCCGGCCCATGGCGCGCACCCGCGCGACCTTGTCATGCAGCATGGTCCAGTCGTCACGCTCGGCGATCGGCGCCCAGATCGCCTCGACCTCGTCGATCAGCATCGATTCCGGCGTGCCCTGCCAATAGGCGCCATCACGGGGGCGACGCGGCGCGTAGGGCTCGATCAGGTCGCGCAAGCCGTTCCACGTCTCGTCATAATGGTCGGGCACCTGTCCGCCGAACAGGTCGAAATAGGTGCGGTCGAGGCTTGCCTGGCTCTCGCGCAGCGCACGCTCGAAGGTCTGAACGAGCGCCCGGTCTTCGGTGCCGCCGCGCGGGGTCAGCCCCAGCCGCCACAGGAGCGCGGTGACGATCTCCTGCTGATAGGTCGTGGCGAAGCCCTCCAGCGCGGCGATCAGCGGATCGCTCTCGGCGATCAGGCGCAGGCTGGAGGCGAACTGCATCACGTCCCACTGGATCGCCTCGGGCTGGCGAGCAAGCGCGTAGAGGCCCGAATGGTCGAAATAGGCGGCGGTGAACTCGGGGTCCCAGGTCGGCGCGAACCGCCATGGGCCATAGTCGAAGCTTTCGCCGGTGACGTTGATATTGTCCGAATTGAGCACGCCGTGGACGAACCCGGCGGCCATATAGCGCGCCGCCAGCGTCGCCGTCCGCTGCGCCACCAGCGTCAGCAGCCGGACCGGATCGTCCGAATCCTCGCTGTAGAAATGGCGAAGCACGTAAGACACGAGCCGCTTCATGCCCGCTTCGTCGCGCTCGAAGGCGAGGCGTTGGAAACTGCCGATGCGGATATGGCCGTGGCTCATCCGCACCATCACCGCCGAGCGGGTGGGGGACGGTTCGTCGCCCCGGTGCAGCGCCTCGCCCGTCTCGATGATCGACAGGGTGCGCGAGGTGGGGACGTTCAGCGCCTCCAGCATTTCGGTCGCCAGGATTTCGCGGACCCCGCCCTTCAGCGTCAGGCGACCGTCGCCGGAACGGCTGTACGGCGTCTGGCCCGACCCCTTGGTGCCGAGTTCGAGCAACCGGCCATCGCGGGCTGTCATCTGCGCGAAGGTGAAGCCGCGCCCGTCGCCCAGGTCTGAATTGTAATGGCGGAACTGATGCCCGTGATAGCGCATCGCGAAGGGCCCCGGCAGCGTGTCGGGCAAGGGCTGGAACCGGCCGAGATGCGCGGTCCATTCAGCATCGGTCAGCGTCTCCAACCCGATCTCCGCCGCCGCCCGGTCGTTGCGGAAGCGGATGATCGTCTGCGGGAAATCGGCGGGCGCGACGGGATCGGCGATGAAATCGGCGATCTCGGTCAGGGCGGTCGAAGGGCGATAGGCTTGCGGGGATACGGGCATGCCGCGATATGGAGGCGGCACCGGAGGACCTTCAAGCATGATCCCTCATGAGAATCGATATTGGTGGTCGAAGGACGGCCTGCGGCTCCATGCACGGGATTATCCGGGGGATGATACGCTGCCCCCGGTCATCTGCCTGCCGGGCCTGACTCGCAATGCCCGCGATTTCGAGGGGCTGGCCGAGGCGCTGGACGGCCGAGCCCGCGTCATCGCGGTCAGCTTCCGAGGGCGGGGCGAGAGTGCCTATGCCAAGGATCCGATGACCTATGTGCCTCTGACCTATGTGCAGGACGTCGAGGCGATGCTGGACGAGTTCGGCATCAGCCGCTTCGTTGCGGTCGGCACCTCGCTGGGTGGGATCGTGACGATGGTGCTGGCTGCCACCGCGCGCGGGCGGCTGGCGGGGGCGGTGCTGAACGATATCGGGCCGGAGATCGAGGCGGCGGGCCTAGCGCGCATCCGAGGCTATGTCGGCAAGGGGCAGAGCTTCCCCACCTGGCTGCACGCCGCGCGCTGCGTCCAGGAGAATAACGAGGACGTCTATCCCGGCTGGGGGATCGAGGACTGGCTCGCCATGGCCAAGCGCACGCACCGGCTGACCAGTGCGGGGAGGATCGTGCTCGACTATGACCTGAAGATCGCCGAGCCGTTCCGGGTCCCCAATACCGAGGGTGGGCCGGACATGTGGGCCGCGCTGGACGCGCTCAACGGCGTGCCGACGCTGGTAGTGCGCGGCGAACGGTCGGATATCCTGAGCGCCAGCGTCGCCGAGCGGATGGTCGCCCGGCTGTCGCCGTCCGAACTGGTGACGGTGCCCGGCGTCGGCCACACGCCGCTGCTGACCGAGACCGAGGCGCTGGCGGGGCTCGGCCGCTTGCTCGACACGGTGGCGGGGTAGGCCGATTCTCCTCCTCCCCTGCAAGGGGAGGTGTCGCGCGAAGCGTGACGGAGGGGTATCCCCGGTGGTGATTTTGGTCTGACTTCGCAAACCGTGACACCCCTCCGTCAGGCCTTTGGCCTGCCACCTCCCCTTGCAGGGGAGGAAAATGGCGCTGGCGGTTTTCATCGCCGTTCCCGCCCGCTAAATCCGCGCGCATGGCCCGTCCGCTGAACATCCTGCACCTTCATTCCTCCTTCTCGCTGGGCGGCAAGGAGGCGCGCGCGGTCGCGTTGATGAACGCATTCGGCGATGCCGCGAAGCACAGCATCGTCTCCGCCATGCCCGACGAACTGGGCGCGCGCGATTCGATCGCCAAGGGCATCCGCTATGAGATCGCGCAGGATGCGCCGCCGCTGACCGGCAAGCCCTCGGTCAAGCGGTACGAGGCGATTGCGGGTTATATGCGCCGCTTCGACTTGGTGCTGACCTATAATTGGGGCGCGATCGACGGGGTGATGGCGCGCCGGGTGTATTCCAAGGGCGCGCCGCCGCTGGTCCATCACGAGGACGGCTTCAACGCCGACGAGGCGCGCGGCCTCAAGATCGAGCGCAACATCTATCGCCGCATTGCCCTGTCGGCGGCGGACGCGCTGGCGGTGCCCAGCCATATCCTGGAGGCGATCGCGCTCCAGACCTGGAAACAGCCTGCCGCGCGGGTGCACCGTATCCCCAACGGCATCGACACCATGCTCTATGCCCGCGATCCCGATCCCAAGGGCATTCCCGGCTTCGTCCGCCAGCCCAAGGAGATCGTCGTCGGCGCACTGGCAGGCCTGCGCACCGTCAAGAACCTGCCGATGCTGGTCCGCGCGATGGGCGGCATTCCCAACCGCTTCCGGCTGGTGATCGTGGGCGAGGGGCCGGAGCGGGCGAACATCATGCAGGCCGCCGCCGCCATGGGCATCGCCGACAGGCTCGTGATGCCGGGCTTCCTGCCGCGCCCGTATAACTTCATCCGGCATTTCGACATCGTCGCGCTGTCCTCGTTGTCCGAACAGGCGCCGATCTCGGTGCTGGAAGGGATGGCGGCGGGACTGCCCATCGCCTCGCTGCCCGTCGGCGATGTGGCGTCGATGGTGTCCGAGCCGAACCGCCAGTTCATCGCCGACGCCCCCAACGAGGTGCGGCTGCGCGACGTGATCCAGGCGCTCGTCAACCATCCCGAGCTGCGTGCCGAGGCGGGGGCGGCCAACCAGGCGCGCGTGCGGGCCGAGTTCGACCAGAGCCAGATGATCGCGCGTTACAAGGCGCTTTACGAAGGCGTGTTGGGGCAGCCGGGCGCGCTGGGCTGAGGTCGGTACGGGGGCCGGTACGTGACCGTGCCGTTAATTCCCCTCGCTAAGCGAACCTAACACGCTATATGAAACCCTTTCGGACCAGTAAGGTGAAGACGTGTTCAAAGGCTTGAGCCCCATCCTGTACAACGGCCGCGAGGTTTGGCCGCTGATCGAAGGCGGGAAGGGCGTCGCTGCGACCAATCACGCTTCTGCCGGTGCCTGGGCGGCGGCGGGCGGCGTCGGCACCGTGTCGGCGGTGAACGCGGACAGCTACGACGCCGAGGGCAAGATCATTCCCCAGATCTACCGGGCGTTGACCCGGCGCGAGCGGCATGAGGAACTGATCGAATACGCTATCGAGGGCGCGGTCCAGCAGGTGAAGCGCGCCTGGGACATTGCCGGTGGCAAGGGCGCGATCAACATCAACGTGCTGTGGGAAATGGGCGGCGCGCAGCGGGTGCTGGAAGGCGTGCTGGCGCGCACCAAGGGTTTGGTCGCGGGCGTCACCTGCGGTGCGGGTATGCCCTACAAGCTGTCCGAGATCGCGGCGCATCACCAGGTCAGCTATCTGCCGATCGTCTCCTCGGGCCGCGCCTTCCGCGCGCTGTGGAAGCGGGCCTATTCCAAGGCGTCGGAATGGCTGGCGGCGGTGGTCTATGAAGATCCCTGGCTCGCCGGTGGCCATAACGGTCTGTCCAACGCCGAAGACCCCTTGCAGCCCCAAGACCCCTATCCGCGCGTGAAAGCGCTGCGCGACACGATGCGCGAGGGCGGGATTTCGGACGAGGTGCCGATCGTGATGGCGGGCGGCGTCTGGTATCTTCGCGACTGGAACAACTGGATCGACAATCCCGAGCTGGGCAAGATCGCCTTCCAGTTCGGTACGCGGCCTTTGCTGACGCAGGAAAGCCCGATCCCCGAAGAGTGGAAGCAGCGGCTGATGACGATCGAGGAGGGCGATGTCCTTCTCCACCGCTTCTCGCCGACCGGCTTCTATTCCAGCGCGGTACGCAATCCGTTCCTGCGCAGCCTGGAGGCGCGTTCGGAGCGCCAGATCGCCTTTTCGACGCAGGAAGCGGGTGACCATGTCTTCCAGCTCGACGTGGGGGTGAAAGGCAAGAATTTCTGGGTGACCAAGGGCGACCTGCTGCGCGCGCGCGAGTGGTTCGGCGCGGGCTTCACCATGGCGCTGAAGACGCCGGACAACACGCTCGTCTTCGTGTCGCTTGAGGAAGCCAAGGAAATCCGCAAGGATCAGGCCGACTGCATGGGCTGCCTGTCGCAGTGCCTGTTTTCCAGCTGGGCGGACAGCGAGACCAACTCGACCGGCCGTCTGGCCGACCCGCGCAGCTTCTGCATCCAGAAAACGCTGCAGGAGATCGCGCATGGCGGCGATGTCGAGCAGAATCTGATGTTCGCCGGGCACGCAGCCTATAACTTCAAGCGCGATCCCTTCTATTCGAACGGGTTCGTGCCGACGGTGAAGCAACTGGTCGACCGCATCCTGACCGGCGACTGATCCTCACCGATCCGTGTAATGAAAAGGGCCTCTCTCGATAGTCGGAAGAGGCCCTTTTTCGTTCAGTCGGCGACGGTGCCGACCACCGCGCCCGCCGTGCCGCCGACCGCCGCCCCCTTCTGGACGCTGCCGCCCGTCGCCGCCGCGACGCCTGCGCCGCCCGCACCACCGATGGCGGCGCCCTTCAGCGTCGAACAGGCCGAGATCGACAGGGTGGTCGCGGCAAGGGTGAAGGCAATTGCCAGCTTTTTCATGGGGGTAGCTCCTGTTTGAATGACAGGAGGGGAATGCGGCGATGCCGGACAGGGTTCCGCGCCGCAACATTTTGATATGAAGCAAGAACCGATCATCCCGCTCCGATGGGATGGACAGACGGTTGATCCGGGACAGGGCCTGTGTCAGGCGGACGCCCATGCAGCCAGACATCCGCGCCATCGTCGCCGCCTCGTCCCACGCTCTCGTGACCGGCAAGAAGGTCGCCGGCCTCTATGACCAGTCGACGGACCGGCATTTGCGGATCGCGGCCGAGGCGCGTGGCGAGCATCTGCAAGGCCTGGACGGCGACCGGAACGTGAAGTTCGGCGGCACGCTTCCCGAACTGCGCGAAACCGGGACCGGCGCGGCGATCCATATGGAAATCGCCGATGGCGAGACCAAGGGGTTCGACCGCAGCAGCTCCGGCCACTTCACCTGCCGGATCGAGGATCAGGTCATCCAGCTCTACGATCATGCGGAGAGCGCATGGTTCACCTTCGTCGTTCAGGGCGTCGAGTAGCTGCGTCAGCGGCTGACGATATCCTGAAGCGTGATGTCGTCACGCGCCAAGTCGTGATGGGGTGGTGGCGGACCCGCCCCCAACCCCATCCGTTGCAAAATAGATCTATTTCAACTTTGCAGCGTGCAGGCCGGTCTTGGTGGAAATGATGATATAGCCATCCGGCGTCAGCGCCAGATTGCCGCCATAAGATGTTTTCCACACAACTGGAAAGTTGCTGTTGCCAAGGTCGATTGCGAAAGTCGTATTGGCGCTCGCTACAAATAGATGGCTGTCAGATACTACGACGTT carries:
- a CDS encoding glycosyltransferase family 4 protein, with protein sequence MARPLNILHLHSSFSLGGKEARAVALMNAFGDAAKHSIVSAMPDELGARDSIAKGIRYEIAQDAPPLTGKPSVKRYEAIAGYMRRFDLVLTYNWGAIDGVMARRVYSKGAPPLVHHEDGFNADEARGLKIERNIYRRIALSAADALAVPSHILEAIALQTWKQPAARVHRIPNGIDTMLYARDPDPKGIPGFVRQPKEIVVGALAGLRTVKNLPMLVRAMGGIPNRFRLVIVGEGPERANIMQAAAAMGIADRLVMPGFLPRPYNFIRHFDIVALSSLSEQAPISVLEGMAAGLPIASLPVGDVASMVSEPNRQFIADAPNEVRLRDVIQALVNHPELRAEAGAANQARVRAEFDQSQMIARYKALYEGVLGQPGALG
- the astD gene encoding succinylglutamate-semialdehyde dehydrogenase — translated: MTQFLPTYEPATGALIAELLIGDADREVAAARAAWPAWARTPLAERIDTLRRFAEIVRSRADAFADLIARETGKPLWEAKTEVDTVIAKVAISITAQAERAGERFTDQPGGGRMALRHRPHGVLAVLGPYNFPAHLPNGHIVPALLAGNAVVFKPSEKTPATGAFLVECYHAAGVPEGVVRLLIGGPDQGRALAGHDAIDGLLFTGSARTGLALNRQFAERPEKILALEMGGNNPIIVWDDPDLDAAAALIVQSAYTTAGQRCTAGRRLIVEDRLFDPLMAALTRLTDRLIVGAPHDEPAPFMGPVIDHDAAEMLEVAFATLVGMGATVLRPLERIAQGLPLLTPAILDVSAVVDRPDDELFGPVLQVSRASDFADAISQANATRYGLSASLISPSAKRYEQFWSGIRAGIVNWNRPTNGAASSAPFGGIGWSGNHRPSAYYAADYCAYPVASAENESAAATIAIGLRG
- a CDS encoding protein adenylyltransferase SelO family protein is translated as MPVSPQAYRPSTALTEIADFIADPVAPADFPQTIIRFRNDRAAAEIGLETLTDAEWTAHLGRFQPLPDTLPGPFAMRYHGHQFRHYNSDLGDGRGFTFAQMTARDGRLLELGTKGSGQTPYSRSGDGRLTLKGGVREILATEMLEALNVPTSRTLSIIETGEALHRGDEPSPTRSAVMVRMSHGHIRIGSFQRLAFERDEAGMKRLVSYVLRHFYSEDSDDPVRLLTLVAQRTATLAARYMAAGFVHGVLNSDNINVTGESFDYGPWRFAPTWDPEFTAAYFDHSGLYALARQPEAIQWDVMQFASSLRLIAESDPLIAALEGFATTYQQEIVTALLWRLGLTPRGGTEDRALVQTFERALRESQASLDRTYFDLFGGQVPDHYDETWNGLRDLIEPYAPRRPRDGAYWQGTPESMLIDEVEAIWAPIAERDDWTMLHDKVARVRAMGRALADPVTAA
- a CDS encoding alpha/beta fold hydrolase is translated as MIPHENRYWWSKDGLRLHARDYPGDDTLPPVICLPGLTRNARDFEGLAEALDGRARVIAVSFRGRGESAYAKDPMTYVPLTYVQDVEAMLDEFGISRFVAVGTSLGGIVTMVLAATARGRLAGAVLNDIGPEIEAAGLARIRGYVGKGQSFPTWLHAARCVQENNEDVYPGWGIEDWLAMAKRTHRLTSAGRIVLDYDLKIAEPFRVPNTEGGPDMWAALDALNGVPTLVVRGERSDILSASVAERMVARLSPSELVTVPGVGHTPLLTETEALAGLGRLLDTVAG
- a CDS encoding NAD(P)H-dependent flavin oxidoreductase; its protein translation is MFKGLSPILYNGREVWPLIEGGKGVAATNHASAGAWAAAGGVGTVSAVNADSYDAEGKIIPQIYRALTRRERHEELIEYAIEGAVQQVKRAWDIAGGKGAININVLWEMGGAQRVLEGVLARTKGLVAGVTCGAGMPYKLSEIAAHHQVSYLPIVSSGRAFRALWKRAYSKASEWLAAVVYEDPWLAGGHNGLSNAEDPLQPQDPYPRVKALRDTMREGGISDEVPIVMAGGVWYLRDWNNWIDNPELGKIAFQFGTRPLLTQESPIPEEWKQRLMTIEEGDVLLHRFSPTGFYSSAVRNPFLRSLEARSERQIAFSTQEAGDHVFQLDVGVKGKNFWVTKGDLLRAREWFGAGFTMALKTPDNTLVFVSLEEAKEIRKDQADCMGCLSQCLFSSWADSETNSTGRLADPRSFCIQKTLQEIAHGGDVEQNLMFAGHAAYNFKRDPFYSNGFVPTVKQLVDRILTGD